A single genomic interval of Lewinellaceae bacterium harbors:
- a CDS encoding tetratricopeptide repeat protein, whose translation MKKAFFALIFLAAGAVAMHAQADIKEAKKNLKTAQKAVSLYNLDNRANSAKLEEGVDAIKLALQNDELKATAAPFLAEGDLYLAVASRDVSMPMLDPEWKTVDYNAAQLAYEAYTAALPLSEKKFESEAALKGLSETAGYINNAAVDAYNKKDFENAYKGFATMLKIHDLLTENGKESFLADDAKVNDQYLFTGICALQAGALDVAEEYLTKLLSRGYNEPGIYESLFNLYQAKGDKEKAKKYLEDGLAKYPEDTGLLFAQINLYLQEERTDELVGKLEMAIDKEPTNKSLYSTLGQVHDKLYQAYDQQGNEAEANRHFDAALKNYEKALEIDPEYSDAVYSIGTLYYNKAALMSQELNELASDYSKEGIKKYDALKAKIDVIFDQALPYFQKAEALDPMERNALIALKEIYARKNQLDLSNEFKDRLDKIDAGGTISSSYFKKN comes from the coding sequence ATGAAAAAAGCGTTTTTTGCTTTGATTTTTCTGGCGGCAGGAGCAGTAGCCATGCATGCCCAGGCTGACATTAAAGAAGCCAAGAAAAATCTAAAGACTGCACAAAAAGCCGTCAGCCTATACAATCTGGACAACCGGGCCAATTCCGCAAAACTGGAAGAAGGCGTTGACGCAATCAAACTAGCTCTTCAGAATGATGAGTTGAAAGCAACAGCAGCTCCTTTCCTCGCTGAAGGTGACCTTTACCTGGCAGTGGCCAGCCGAGATGTTTCCATGCCTATGCTTGATCCGGAGTGGAAGACCGTGGACTACAATGCAGCTCAATTAGCCTATGAGGCCTATACAGCTGCTTTACCATTGAGTGAGAAGAAATTTGAGTCGGAAGCAGCATTAAAAGGACTGAGCGAAACGGCAGGATATATCAACAATGCAGCCGTGGATGCTTATAATAAGAAGGATTTTGAAAATGCCTACAAAGGTTTCGCCACGATGCTGAAGATCCATGACTTGCTCACGGAGAATGGCAAAGAAAGCTTTTTAGCTGACGATGCTAAGGTGAATGACCAATATCTCTTCACCGGTATTTGTGCGCTCCAGGCCGGAGCTCTGGACGTTGCCGAGGAATACCTTACCAAACTGCTAAGTCGCGGATACAACGAACCAGGTATCTATGAATCACTGTTTAACCTGTATCAGGCTAAAGGCGATAAAGAAAAGGCAAAAAAATACCTGGAGGATGGACTTGCTAAATATCCGGAAGACACCGGTTTGCTTTTTGCCCAGATCAATTTGTATCTGCAGGAAGAGCGCACCGATGAACTGGTTGGCAAATTGGAAATGGCTATTGACAAAGAGCCAACCAACAAATCCCTGTACTCCACCCTGGGCCAGGTACATGATAAGCTCTATCAGGCTTATGACCAGCAAGGCAATGAGGCAGAAGCCAACAGACATTTCGATGCTGCTTTGAAAAATTATGAGAAAGCCCTGGAAATAGACCCGGAATATTCGGATGCCGTCTACAGCATTGGAACCCTGTATTACAACAAAGCTGCTTTGATGTCACAGGAACTCAATGAGTTGGCCAGTGATTATTCGAAAGAAGGGATCAAGAAATACGATGCGTTGAAAGCCAAGATCGATGTCATTTTCGATCAGGCCTTGCCCTACTTCCAAAAAGCAGAAGCGCTTGACCCGATGGAGCGTAACGCTTTAATCGCCCTGAAAGAGATCTACGCCCGTAAGAATCAGTTGGATCTGTCCAACGAATTCAAAGATCGTCTTGATAAGATCGATGCAGGCGGGACCATTTCCAGCAGCTACTTCAAGAAAAACTAA
- a CDS encoding SH3 domain-containing protein, which yields MPTKVFLNLIVIATLIAGCKQNNQDTTDVSTPVTDTVPAKPEKIEFKVLVDKLRLRDKPSQKGQVIDILAEGTLLEYLHDSTDYEETITLRNTPYTKPWYKVDYPRLDTVGWVFGGAVSKVSTNTTSGMVALKPGRLVHKLENADIVNLSQILEIELPRSNYLFNGFYEYRQNEQGGRILDGSFRIATEYVNDDNNEDVKMSLEGRYEAGKKDGAFVYKFEFPTAIYTTTLYYEKDSDKCLWGSVIGTGTDSPVSYREENPESCTLNYLNRKAGIFEWK from the coding sequence ATGCCGACCAAAGTCTTCTTAAACCTCATTGTTATTGCAACCCTGATTGCTGGGTGCAAGCAGAATAACCAGGACACCACGGATGTTTCGACACCGGTAACCGATACCGTTCCGGCAAAACCTGAAAAAATAGAATTTAAAGTCCTGGTGGATAAGCTCCGGCTAAGGGACAAACCATCACAGAAAGGACAGGTTATTGATATTCTGGCAGAAGGTACTTTACTGGAGTATTTGCATGACAGCACAGATTATGAAGAGACCATAACTCTGCGCAATACGCCATACACCAAGCCTTGGTACAAAGTGGACTATCCGCGATTAGACACCGTAGGCTGGGTTTTTGGTGGAGCTGTGAGTAAAGTAAGTACCAATACCACATCAGGAATGGTGGCATTAAAACCTGGCAGGCTGGTTCACAAACTGGAAAATGCCGATATCGTTAACCTGAGCCAAATCCTTGAAATCGAATTGCCGCGTAGCAATTATCTCTTTAATGGCTTTTATGAATACCGGCAAAACGAACAAGGTGGAAGGATATTGGACGGATCATTTCGCATTGCCACCGAATATGTCAATGACGATAACAATGAAGATGTCAAGATGAGCCTGGAAGGACGTTATGAAGCTGGCAAAAAGGATGGCGCCTTTGTTTATAAATTTGAATTTCCCACCGCCATTTATACCACAACGCTTTATTACGAAAAAGATTCAGACAAATGCCTGTGGGGTAGTGTGATCGGGACCGGGACTGACTCACCGGTCAGCTACCGGGAAGAAAACCCGGAATCCTGCACACTTAATTATTTGAATCGAAAAGCAGGGATATTTGAGTGGAAGTAG
- a CDS encoding S9 family peptidase yields the protein MKAPAPKKINKLLEIHHDARVDPYYWMNDLKDPDVMAYLEAENAYCKYRLKHTDVLQETIFQEITGRIKQEDQSVPYLKNHYWYQTRYRTGAQQPQYWRWPDQNQDHEELLWDSEEAQAGHAYYHAGSGNVSPDNQKNVFGEDTKGRRIYTLRIKDLSVGKMLSDTIPNTSGYAVWSADSQSIYYAVKDDKLRPCTIKKHILGQPIEQDVVVYHEADETFVTFVQKSKSEDYLFIGSSSTVSDEYRYLKMQNPEEGWHLFLPRQRHLEYSLDHHRDHFFIRTNWEAVNFRLMRCPVERTSRTHWEEVLPHDPAGYLDDVEVFRDHLVTLSRAGASKEVCIFDLNTMDYFTVPFPEEARNVEFDRNPEFNAAKVRVQYTSLVTPPSVIDVRLDNGEQEILKVQEVVGGYEASNYQSERIWAQGKDGVSIPVSLVYRKDLWTPGRSPGLLYGYGSYGISIDPYFSIPRLSLLDRGFVYAIAHIRGGQELGRNWYEQGKLKAKRNTFEDFIACGQALIDRHYVCAEGLGAMGGSAGGLLVGAAMNMAPGLFSAVVAAVPFVDVVTTMLDDSIPLTTGEYDEWGNPQEPEYYKLMKSYSPYDNIETKPYPALLVTAGLHDSQVQYWEPAKWVAKLRDHTTEDHLIVLHTNLDAGHSGASGRFEKHRETALEYAFIIDQVLCRPKSS from the coding sequence ATGAAAGCACCTGCACCCAAAAAAATCAACAAATTACTGGAGATTCATCATGATGCCCGGGTTGATCCGTATTATTGGATGAATGACCTGAAGGACCCGGATGTTATGGCCTATTTAGAAGCGGAAAACGCTTATTGCAAGTACCGTCTGAAACATACGGATGTCCTGCAGGAAACCATCTTTCAGGAAATCACCGGACGGATAAAGCAGGAGGATCAGTCAGTTCCCTACTTAAAAAACCATTATTGGTACCAGACCCGTTATCGCACCGGAGCCCAGCAACCCCAGTACTGGCGCTGGCCTGATCAAAATCAGGATCACGAAGAACTGCTTTGGGATTCCGAAGAAGCCCAGGCCGGTCACGCTTATTACCATGCCGGTTCGGGTAATGTCAGTCCGGACAATCAAAAAAATGTTTTTGGCGAAGATACCAAGGGTCGCCGCATCTATACCTTGCGTATCAAGGATCTGTCTGTGGGTAAAATGCTGTCAGATACCATCCCAAACACTTCCGGATATGCCGTTTGGTCGGCTGATAGTCAGTCCATCTACTACGCGGTTAAAGACGACAAACTGCGTCCGTGTACTATAAAAAAGCATATCCTGGGCCAACCCATCGAACAGGATGTGGTGGTGTACCATGAGGCCGATGAGACCTTTGTCACTTTTGTACAGAAGTCCAAAAGTGAAGATTATCTTTTTATTGGCAGTTCAAGTACCGTTTCGGATGAATACCGCTATCTCAAAATGCAAAACCCGGAGGAAGGATGGCATCTGTTCCTTCCCAGGCAACGCCACCTGGAATACAGCCTGGACCATCACCGGGATCACTTCTTTATCCGCACCAACTGGGAAGCTGTAAATTTCAGATTGATGCGTTGTCCAGTGGAGCGGACATCCAGGACTCACTGGGAGGAGGTCCTGCCCCACGATCCTGCCGGCTACCTCGATGATGTTGAGGTTTTCCGGGATCACCTGGTGACCCTGTCGAGAGCAGGGGCATCCAAGGAAGTGTGTATTTTCGACTTGAATACCATGGATTATTTCACAGTACCATTTCCGGAAGAAGCCAGGAATGTGGAATTCGATCGCAACCCGGAATTCAATGCTGCAAAAGTCAGGGTCCAGTACACCTCATTGGTAACTCCTCCATCCGTCATCGATGTACGATTGGATAATGGTGAGCAGGAGATACTTAAAGTGCAGGAAGTGGTCGGAGGTTATGAAGCTTCCAACTACCAGTCGGAACGCATCTGGGCCCAGGGCAAGGACGGTGTAAGCATTCCTGTGTCCCTGGTTTACCGGAAAGATCTGTGGACACCCGGCAGATCGCCTGGCCTGCTCTATGGCTATGGGTCGTATGGCATTAGCATTGACCCTTATTTTAGTATACCCCGGCTAAGCTTGCTGGATCGTGGATTCGTATATGCCATTGCTCATATACGTGGGGGACAGGAGCTGGGTCGCAACTGGTACGAACAAGGAAAACTAAAGGCCAAGCGAAATACCTTTGAAGACTTCATTGCCTGTGGGCAAGCTCTCATAGACCGGCATTATGTCTGTGCAGAAGGACTGGGTGCGATGGGTGGAAGCGCAGGTGGATTGCTCGTAGGGGCTGCAATGAATATGGCGCCCGGATTGTTTTCCGCTGTAGTTGCCGCCGTGCCATTTGTGGATGTAGTAACCACCATGCTGGATGACAGCATACCGCTTACCACAGGAGAATACGACGAATGGGGAAACCCACAGGAACCAGAATATTACAAACTGATGAAAAGCTATTCACCCTACGATAATATCGAAACAAAACCCTATCCCGCCCTACTGGTAACGGCAGGGCTGCACGATTCACAGGTGCAATACTGGGAACCGGCCAAATGGGTTGCAAAATTGCGGGACCATACCACTGAAGATCATCTCATCGTTTTACATACAAATTTGGATGCGGGTCATTCCGGTGCATCTGGCCGATTCGAGAAACACCGTGAAACCGCTTTGGAATATGCTTTTATAATTGATCAAGTCTTATGCCGACCAAAGTCTTCTTAA
- a CDS encoding MATE family efflux transporter, translated as MNHHRLQTSTSQILKISFPIMLGSAAQNVLALVDSTFLYHYDEASFAAMGFIGVFYLVIAAMGFSISRGGQIWIARKMGEGSVLEVGRLFQTVFVVEGLVALLLFAIVKLFGPWIIGLFIDDPQLASLCNDYLQPRSYGIFFSYFGVALIALYTGIARTTFILVSTVILFSVNTVLDYLFVFGVGGAPELGIAGAGWASTFAEAAAFVSFIVYMIFDHKIKDFRITSILRFDPRMIWQILSTSNHLLWQTFFAMGSWVAFFGMVENMGQHALAISNLARMIYLVLSIPCWGLASGTNTIVSHFVGSRKRMAVKPLVWKIIWITLILTWILAIPVVFFPKVTLYPILGKSDMSLLVQAQPTFYMLLAILSLFSIGGIYFNGLLGTGATGLGLRMQVVATILYLIFIYVAIHFLQWPIYLVWSAELLYWGFLLGVSAYLLEKYRWTNYAPYQ; from the coding sequence ATGAATCACCACAGATTACAAACCTCGACTTCACAAATTTTAAAGATATCATTTCCCATCATGCTGGGCAGTGCAGCACAGAACGTACTTGCACTGGTAGATAGCACATTTCTATACCATTACGATGAAGCTTCTTTCGCGGCAATGGGCTTTATTGGAGTTTTTTACCTGGTTATAGCCGCCATGGGCTTTTCAATTTCCCGCGGTGGTCAGATATGGATCGCCCGCAAGATGGGAGAGGGAAGTGTCCTGGAAGTTGGCCGGCTTTTTCAGACAGTATTTGTCGTTGAAGGATTGGTGGCGCTGTTGTTGTTTGCGATTGTTAAATTGTTTGGACCCTGGATCATTGGTTTATTTATTGACGACCCGCAGTTGGCATCTTTATGCAATGACTACCTGCAGCCAAGGTCTTACGGTATCTTTTTTTCTTATTTCGGGGTCGCATTGATTGCACTTTATACAGGAATAGCCCGTACTACCTTTATCCTGGTCAGTACAGTAATCCTGTTTTCCGTGAATACAGTCCTGGACTATCTGTTTGTCTTTGGAGTTGGAGGCGCACCTGAGTTGGGTATTGCCGGTGCAGGATGGGCCAGCACCTTTGCAGAGGCCGCAGCATTTGTAAGTTTTATCGTGTATATGATCTTTGACCACAAGATCAAGGATTTCAGGATTACTTCGATCCTTCGCTTCGATCCCCGGATGATCTGGCAGATCCTGTCCACCTCAAATCATCTGCTGTGGCAAACTTTTTTTGCCATGGGGAGCTGGGTCGCATTTTTTGGGATGGTTGAGAATATGGGTCAGCATGCCCTGGCGATTTCAAATCTTGCCCGAATGATCTATCTGGTATTATCGATTCCCTGCTGGGGGCTGGCTTCGGGAACGAATACCATCGTCAGCCATTTTGTCGGATCCCGAAAGCGCATGGCTGTTAAACCATTGGTGTGGAAGATCATCTGGATCACCTTGATTTTGACCTGGATCCTGGCCATTCCTGTCGTTTTCTTTCCAAAGGTGACTCTCTATCCGATACTGGGAAAGTCAGATATGTCCTTATTGGTGCAGGCGCAGCCTACTTTCTATATGTTGCTTGCAATACTTTCTCTTTTCAGTATAGGTGGTATCTATTTCAATGGATTACTGGGTACGGGCGCCACCGGTCTTGGCCTGCGAATGCAAGTGGTTGCGACCATTCTGTACCTTATTTTTATTTATGTTGCCATTCATTTTCTGCAATGGCCTATTTACCTGGTCTGGTCGGCTGAATTGTTGTACTGGGGCTTTTTACTTGGGGTTAGCGCCTATCTTCTGGAGAAGTATCGCTGGACAAATTATGCGCCTTACCAGTAA
- the smc gene encoding chromosome segregation protein SMC, with amino-acid sequence MRLTRIDIKGFKSFAMDTVLHFNEQVVGVVGPNGSGKSNIVDAIRWVLGEQKSSELRLDKMSDVLFNGTKKRKSSGLATVGITFENDRSLIASEYQSITISRTLYRTGESQYQINGVTCRLKDIQNILQDTGIGSNTYAIIALGMVDDILQDKDQSRRRMFEQSAGISKYKKRKHETMLKLKSTEADLDRVEDLLYEIEQNLKTLERQAKRTQRYFDLKQEYKIISIQLTHIRSKALRASYEALAGQITTQEDKLRQEQVAEATLTAQLEQIKKDHLDQEVSVSTLQRSLNQTVHQIRTLENQKKLDEQQLTFKTQNVDRLTQQVATHRERASQLEESATSLQSRIFRADEDSGSLKSTLDAAEQNKNDVFNAYGAAKEDVEQLKQAFQVKERQVFELEKKIAVDENQLGLLLNQVEQYQTQQMYKVQQLEQYQKDDEELAVVMTNRAEALKAARELETKLKNQVSKLKDNKEKVRDDLQKVLRSLDAKGNEYELLKSLVDNLEGFPESIQFLHKAKQWSHKSPLLSDVIYCEEKHRVIIEQYLDQYLNYFIVPHKTDALQAIHLLADSQKGKANFFILDAFQNPEPDQVVHPGMTPVWKQIEVEPQYQGLLYYLFDQVYFLDPGYEDYLHDPAFAGFTFLSTDGKIVSRRQHVLTGGSIGLFEGKKIGRKKNLEKLQKTISKLQTEKSDLEYQLARFEAEIKHTDTTEATQDIQDLEKEMQQYQHRKVQVEARLNNEKEQIAQLEHNVQQARTKIQAIRDHQGDDQEQLNQLRQTIQEANKALAERGEAYEKLVEVYNQKLQAYNEKRIEFIQQENTVKALQSQMDFNATQLKELKIEIESKELQIATDQSDIARLRNQIEEAESNLVEAYGEKKLQESDLTGVEEGYFKVRGEIHDLEEQIKIRSRNFAQANQLLNELKEKRTDLKYQLNGLFDRLRIEFNVTEEELKHVEVDEAELPSIETLDEKVQQMKRRLEGFGEINPMAVEAFNEMKERYDHIFGQRADILEARDSLMDTIQEIETTATNQFLEAFNQVRDNFIEVFRSLFSEDDTCDLILTEPENPLESGIEIIAKPKGKRPLTLNQLSGGEKTLTAIALLFAMYLLKPAPFCIFDEVDAPLDDSNIEKFNRIIKNFSAQSQFIIVTHNKLTMAAMDVIYGVYMEEQGVSNVSPVDFRAYDHLSLLEVQN; translated from the coding sequence ATGCGACTTACACGAATCGACATTAAGGGGTTTAAGAGCTTCGCTATGGATACTGTCCTGCACTTCAATGAGCAGGTAGTGGGTGTGGTTGGGCCAAATGGATCCGGGAAGTCCAATATTGTGGATGCCATCCGATGGGTCCTGGGAGAGCAAAAGAGCTCGGAGCTGCGTCTGGATAAGATGTCCGATGTGCTGTTCAATGGAACCAAAAAACGTAAATCCAGCGGATTGGCAACTGTGGGCATAACCTTTGAAAATGATCGCAGCCTGATTGCCTCAGAATACCAGAGTATTACCATTTCCAGAACGTTGTACCGGACCGGTGAAAGTCAATATCAGATAAACGGAGTCACCTGCCGACTTAAGGACATACAGAACATACTTCAGGATACCGGCATCGGCTCCAATACCTATGCTATTATAGCCCTTGGTATGGTTGACGACATCCTGCAGGATAAGGATCAGTCCCGCCGTCGCATGTTTGAACAATCTGCCGGTATATCCAAATACAAAAAGCGGAAGCATGAGACCATGCTGAAGCTTAAGAGCACCGAAGCGGATCTGGACCGGGTTGAAGATCTGCTTTATGAAATAGAACAAAATCTGAAGACCCTCGAGCGTCAGGCGAAGCGCACGCAACGCTATTTTGACCTCAAGCAGGAATATAAGATCATCTCTATCCAGCTGACCCACATTCGCAGTAAAGCATTACGTGCTTCGTATGAGGCACTCGCAGGCCAGATTACCACACAGGAGGATAAATTGCGGCAGGAACAGGTTGCTGAAGCGACCCTCACCGCTCAACTTGAGCAGATCAAGAAAGATCATCTTGATCAGGAAGTATCAGTATCCACCCTGCAACGGTCATTAAACCAGACCGTCCATCAGATCCGAACACTGGAGAACCAGAAAAAACTGGATGAACAGCAGTTGACATTCAAAACTCAAAATGTCGACCGTCTTACTCAGCAAGTGGCAACCCACCGCGAACGGGCTTCTCAGTTGGAGGAGAGTGCTACTTCACTCCAATCACGAATTTTCAGGGCCGATGAAGACTCGGGAAGTTTAAAGTCTACGCTTGACGCAGCCGAGCAAAATAAAAATGACGTATTTAATGCTTATGGGGCCGCAAAGGAGGATGTGGAACAGCTTAAGCAGGCATTCCAGGTTAAAGAACGGCAGGTTTTTGAATTGGAGAAAAAGATTGCCGTAGATGAAAACCAGTTGGGACTGTTACTTAATCAGGTAGAACAATACCAGACCCAGCAGATGTACAAAGTCCAGCAACTGGAGCAATATCAAAAGGACGATGAGGAACTAGCTGTTGTGATGACTAACCGTGCGGAAGCGTTAAAAGCCGCGCGCGAACTGGAAACCAAACTCAAGAACCAGGTAAGTAAGCTGAAGGATAATAAAGAAAAGGTTCGTGATGATCTCCAAAAGGTCCTCCGGTCTCTGGATGCAAAAGGAAATGAATACGAATTGTTAAAGAGCCTGGTAGATAATCTGGAAGGTTTTCCCGAATCCATACAGTTTCTCCACAAGGCAAAACAATGGTCCCACAAATCACCGCTCCTCTCGGACGTGATCTATTGCGAGGAGAAACACCGGGTCATCATCGAACAGTATCTGGACCAATACCTCAATTATTTTATTGTACCTCATAAAACCGATGCACTCCAAGCCATCCACCTGCTTGCAGACAGTCAGAAAGGAAAGGCTAACTTCTTCATATTAGACGCTTTCCAGAACCCGGAGCCCGACCAGGTGGTCCACCCAGGTATGACTCCGGTATGGAAACAAATCGAAGTGGAGCCACAGTATCAGGGGCTATTGTATTACCTGTTTGACCAGGTCTATTTCCTGGATCCGGGCTATGAAGATTACCTTCACGACCCAGCATTTGCCGGTTTTACCTTCCTGAGTACGGATGGCAAAATAGTTTCACGTCGTCAGCATGTATTGACGGGGGGATCGATTGGCTTGTTTGAAGGCAAAAAAATTGGCCGCAAGAAGAACCTGGAAAAGCTGCAGAAAACCATTTCCAAGCTGCAAACCGAAAAGTCTGATCTCGAATACCAACTCGCCCGGTTTGAAGCCGAGATCAAGCACACAGATACCACCGAAGCCACTCAGGATATCCAGGATCTTGAAAAGGAAATGCAGCAATATCAGCATCGCAAGGTTCAGGTTGAGGCTCGTCTGAACAATGAAAAGGAACAGATCGCCCAGCTGGAACACAATGTACAGCAGGCCAGGACAAAGATTCAGGCGATCAGGGACCATCAGGGTGATGATCAGGAGCAACTTAATCAGTTACGCCAAACCATACAGGAAGCCAATAAAGCTTTAGCCGAACGGGGCGAGGCCTATGAGAAACTGGTTGAAGTGTACAATCAGAAGCTCCAGGCATACAATGAGAAACGCATCGAATTCATCCAGCAGGAAAATACCGTCAAGGCACTGCAAAGTCAGATGGATTTTAATGCCACCCAGCTGAAAGAATTAAAAATTGAGATCGAGTCAAAGGAACTTCAAATTGCCACTGATCAGTCCGATATCGCCAGGTTGAGAAACCAAATTGAGGAAGCTGAAAGCAATCTGGTCGAAGCTTATGGTGAGAAGAAACTGCAGGAATCCGACCTGACCGGAGTAGAAGAAGGATATTTTAAGGTTCGCGGAGAAATCCATGACCTGGAAGAACAAATCAAAATCCGGAGCCGGAACTTCGCGCAGGCCAACCAGTTGTTGAATGAGTTGAAGGAAAAAAGGACCGACTTGAAGTACCAACTCAATGGTCTATTTGACCGGCTGCGCATTGAGTTCAACGTTACGGAAGAAGAGTTGAAACATGTGGAGGTGGATGAAGCTGAGTTGCCATCCATCGAGACGCTGGACGAGAAGGTGCAACAGATGAAGCGCAGGCTTGAAGGCTTTGGAGAGATCAATCCCATGGCGGTTGAGGCTTTCAATGAAATGAAAGAGCGTTACGATCACATCTTCGGACAACGCGCAGACATTTTGGAAGCCAGGGACTCACTGATGGATACCATCCAGGAAATTGAGACTACAGCCACCAACCAATTCCTTGAAGCATTTAACCAGGTCCGGGACAACTTCATCGAAGTATTCCGAAGCCTGTTCTCGGAAGATGACACGTGTGATCTGATATTGACTGAGCCTGAAAATCCGCTGGAGTCCGGAATCGAGATCATTGCCAAGCCCAAGGGTAAACGTCCGTTGACCCTCAACCAGCTGTCCGGTGGCGAAAAAACCCTGACTGCTATTGCACTGTTATTTGCAATGTACCTGCTCAAACCTGCTCCCTTCTGTATTTTTGATGAAGTGGATGCTCCATTGGATGATTCCAACATTGAAAAATTCAATCGTATCATCAAGAATTTTTCTGCACAATCCCAGTTTATCATTGTCACCCACAATAAACTGACCATGGCTGCCATGGATGTCATTTACGGCGTTTATATGGAAGAGCAGGGCGTGTCCAATGTAAGCCCGGTTGACTTTCGTGCGTACGATCACCTTTCTTTACTGGAGGTGCAAAATTAA
- a CDS encoding tyrosine--tRNA ligase, whose amino-acid sequence MNFLEELQWRGMLQDMTPGLEEVLNNKTTAYIGFDPTAPSLTIGNYVQVMILKLFQQSGHQPIVLMGGATGRIGDPSGKDKERELKSTEELDRNLEFQQDQFRQMLDFETSTNPAVFVNNLDFYRSMNVLDFLRNVGKHLTINYMLAKDSVKNRLDTGMSFTEFSYQLLQAYDFLCLYEQNACVLQMGGSDQWGNITSGTEFIRRMADGKAYALTTPLLTKADGKKFGKSEAGNIWLDPNLTSPYKFFQFWINADDRDLPKFFRYFSLKSKVEVEALESQFANNPNELKRQLAEELTIRIHGQENYDAAVTVSEILFNNRLDLAYLESMSPAKWDKIIAEIPSKILDSPQTSMSVIDFLTDVTGLMPSKSDVRRAIQGNALAINKLKVTSIDAEIQSDQWLHGHYMLIENGKKTKFALKG is encoded by the coding sequence ATGAACTTTCTGGAAGAATTGCAGTGGAGGGGTATGCTCCAGGACATGACCCCGGGATTGGAAGAGGTCCTGAACAATAAAACAACAGCCTATATCGGGTTTGACCCTACCGCCCCATCCCTCACCATTGGCAATTACGTACAAGTGATGATCCTGAAGCTTTTCCAGCAGTCTGGTCATCAACCCATCGTATTGATGGGAGGAGCAACCGGTCGGATCGGAGACCCCAGCGGGAAAGACAAGGAGCGTGAATTAAAAAGTACGGAAGAACTGGATCGCAATCTTGAGTTCCAGCAAGATCAATTCAGGCAAATGCTGGATTTCGAAACCAGTACCAACCCGGCGGTTTTTGTCAATAACCTGGACTTTTACCGCTCGATGAATGTGCTAGACTTTCTTCGGAATGTAGGTAAACACCTGACGATCAACTATATGCTGGCTAAGGATTCGGTGAAAAATCGTCTGGACACTGGGATGTCATTTACCGAATTCAGTTATCAGTTGCTTCAGGCTTATGATTTCCTGTGCCTCTATGAGCAGAATGCCTGTGTCCTTCAGATGGGGGGATCGGACCAGTGGGGTAACATCACCAGCGGGACCGAATTTATCCGTCGCATGGCTGATGGAAAAGCATATGCCCTCACCACACCGCTACTGACCAAAGCTGACGGTAAAAAGTTTGGCAAATCCGAGGCGGGCAACATCTGGCTGGATCCCAATCTAACCTCTCCCTATAAGTTTTTCCAGTTTTGGATCAACGCCGACGACCGGGACCTGCCCAAGTTCTTTCGATATTTTTCGCTGAAATCAAAGGTGGAGGTTGAAGCCCTGGAAAGCCAGTTTGCCAATAATCCGAATGAGTTGAAACGGCAGCTTGCTGAAGAGTTGACCATTCGTATCCATGGCCAGGAAAATTATGATGCGGCTGTGACGGTATCTGAAATATTATTCAACAACCGTTTGGACCTGGCTTACCTGGAATCCATGTCTCCTGCCAAATGGGATAAGATTATCGCTGAAATTCCATCCAAAATTCTGGATTCCCCCCAAACCTCGATGAGTGTCATCGATTTTCTCACGGATGTGACCGGATTGATGCCTTCTAAAAGTGATGTTCGCCGGGCCATCCAGGGTAATGCATTGGCGATCAACAAGTTGAAAGTGACCTCCATCGATGCAGAAATTCAATCAGACCAGTGGCTGCATGGCCATTATATGCTGATAGAAAACGGGAAAAAGACCAAATTTGCCCTCAAGGGTTAA